GCGTACCGGCGCCTCGCCGAGGAGGACCCGGACCTGGTCCTGCACCTGGGCGACTACCAGTACGAGTACACCAAGGACTCGTACAACATCCCGGGCGGCAACCCGCGCGACCACGAGGGCCCGGAGACCGTCACCCTGGCGAACTACCGGCAGCGGCACGCGCAGTACAAGTCCGACCCGGACCTCCAGGCGGCGCACCAGGTCGCCCCCTGGGTGGTGGTCTTCGACGACCACGAGGTCGACAACAACTGGGCCGACGAGGTGTACGAGCGGCCGGACATCCCGCAGCCGGACTTCCTGGCCCGGCGGGCGGCGGCGTTCCAGGCGTACTACGAGAACATGCCGCTGCGCCGTACCTCGATCCCGCGCGGCATCGACCTCCAGCTCTACCGCCGGATCCGGTGGGGGCGGCTGGCCAACTTCCACATGCTGGACACCCGGCAGTACCGGGACGACCAGGCCTGCGGCGACGGCACCCGGGACTGCCCGGCCGCGCTCGACCCGGCCCGCTCCATCACCGGCGCCGAGCAGGAGCGCTGGCTGATCGACGGCTTCCGCCGCTCGGAGGCCCGCTGGGACGTCCTCGGCCAGCAGGTCTTCTTCGGCCAGCGGGACACCGACGCCGGCCCGGCCAAGTTCACCTCGATGGACAGTTGGGACGGGTACGTCGGCTCCCGGGACCGGATCACCCGGGGCTGGGTCGAGGCCAGGGTCCGGAACCCGATCGTGCTGACCGGGGACGTGCACGCGCACTGGGCCACCGACCTCAAGCTCGACTACGACGACCCGACCTCGCGTACGGTCGGCAGCGAGCTGGTCTGCTCCTCGATCACCTCGGGCGGCGACGGCGCCGACTCGGTGACCGGCAGTCACCCGTACTTCCCGCACAACCCGCACCTGAAGTTCCACAACAACCAGCGCGGCTACGTGCTGACGAGGTTCACCGAGCGGGCGTTCAGCGCGGACTTCAAGGTGCTGCCGCAGGTCACCACGCCGGGCGCCCCGGTGCACACCCGGGCGTCGTTCGTGGTCGAGGACCGGGTGCCGGGGCTACGGCAGACGTACGACCGACCGGTCGACCCGGCCACCGCCGCCGCCCGGTCCGCCGTGGACCCGGCCGCCGAGACCCGGGCCCAGGAAACCCTCCGCCCCTAGTTCGGTGCAAGGAAGGGCCCCTTCCTATCGCTTTTTGTAGAAGAAGGGGCCCTTCCTAACACCCTGGGCCCCCGTGATCAGCCCGGCAGGAACGAGAACCGGACCTGCCGGGTGGTGTTGTCGCCGTTGGTGTCGACCAGGCAGATCGACTGCCAGGTGCCGAGTGCGAGCCGGCCGCCCAGTACGGGCAGCGTCGCGTACGGCGGCACGAAGGCCGGCAGTACGTGGTCGCGCCCGTGCCCCGGTGATCCGTGCCGGTGCCGCCAGCGCTCGTCGGTGGGCAGCACATCGTCCAGCGCGGTCAGCAGGTCGTCGTCGGAGCCCGCCCCGGTCTCGATGATCGCCAGCCCGGCCGTGGCGTGCGGCACGAAGACGTGCAGCAGCCCGTCACCCCTGCCGGCGAGAAACTGCTCGGCCTCTCGGGTGATGTCCCGGACCACGGGTCGGGATCCGGTCCGGATCGTGATCACCTCGCTCTGCATGAGCCTCAGTCTGCCGGAACGGGCGACTCCGGCGCAGCCGGGCGGCACGGCGGACGGGCGCTGACGCAACGCGCCTCAAAATGATCTTCGACCGGAAGATCTGCGGCGAAGACCGCCATGTTGCCGGAAAGTTACCCCCTGGTACCTGTGTCGAGCATCGCGTCTGCGCGGTCTAGACGTGACGGAGCTAGGCATGAGGAGGCAGGATGGCGCTAGAGACCTATCCCACACACAACCTAGGGACAGCCTGTGGCCACGGAACGCAAGCGCCCGGTGATCAGTGACGGCCTGCCGAGCCAGCTTCCGGACATCGACCCCGAAGAAACCAGCGAGTGGGTCGAGTCACTTGACGGTGTCATCGACGACCGAGGTGCCAAACGCGCCCGGTACGTCATGCTGCGCCTGCTGGAGCGGGCCAGAGAGCGCCAGGTCGGGGTGCCGCCCCTGACCACCACCGACTACATCAACACGATCCCGCCGGAGCAGGAACCCTGGTTCCCCGGCGACGAGCACATAGAGCGACGGATCCGGGCGTACATCCGATGGAACGCCGCCATGCTCGTGCACCGCGCCCAGCGGCCGGAGATCGGCGTCGGCGGACACATCTCCACCTACGCCAGCTCGGCCTCGCTCTACGAGGTCGGCTTCAACCACTTCTTCCGGGGCAAGAACCATCCGGGCGGTGGCGACCAGATCTTCTACCAGGGCCACGGCTCGCCGGGGATGTACGCCCGGGCGTACATGGAGGGCCGGCTCTCCGAGGACCAGCTCGACGGCTTCCGGCAGGAGCTCTCGCACCCGGGCGGCGGCCTGCCGTCGTACCCGCACCCGCGGCTGATGCCGGACTTCTGGGAGTTCCCCACCGTCTCGATGGGGCTCGGTGGGATCAACGCGATCTACCAGGCCCGGTTCAACCGCTACCTGCACCACCGGGGCATCAAGGACACCTCCGACCAGCACGTATGGGCCTTCCTCGGCGACGGCGAGATGGACGAGGTGGAGTCGC
The nucleotide sequence above comes from Plantactinospora soyae. Encoded proteins:
- a CDS encoding alkaline phosphatase D family protein; the encoded protein is MALSRRTLLLTSAAVGAAGAVTVLPSAAVAGRPLRTDPFTLGVASGDPDHDGFVLWTRLAPTPLAEDGLGGMPNRTVPVRWELAADERFRHVVRRGSAVARPESGHSVHVELDGLQPGREYFYRFHAERHTSPVGRTRTAPAPWASGGKLVMAFASCSQFEHGYFTAYRRLAEEDPDLVLHLGDYQYEYTKDSYNIPGGNPRDHEGPETVTLANYRQRHAQYKSDPDLQAAHQVAPWVVVFDDHEVDNNWADEVYERPDIPQPDFLARRAAAFQAYYENMPLRRTSIPRGIDLQLYRRIRWGRLANFHMLDTRQYRDDQACGDGTRDCPAALDPARSITGAEQERWLIDGFRRSEARWDVLGQQVFFGQRDTDAGPAKFTSMDSWDGYVGSRDRITRGWVEARVRNPIVLTGDVHAHWATDLKLDYDDPTSRTVGSELVCSSITSGGDGADSVTGSHPYFPHNPHLKFHNNQRGYVLTRFTERAFSADFKVLPQVTTPGAPVHTRASFVVEDRVPGLRQTYDRPVDPATAAARSAVDPAAETRAQETLRP
- a CDS encoding YjbQ family protein; amino-acid sequence: MQSEVITIRTGSRPVVRDITREAEQFLAGRGDGLLHVFVPHATAGLAIIETGAGSDDDLLTALDDVLPTDERWRHRHGSPGHGRDHVLPAFVPPYATLPVLGGRLALGTWQSICLVDTNGDNTTRQVRFSFLPG